The genomic region CAAAGTTCATGCGCCTGCTTCCGCCGCAGGAACACAAGTTTATGGCCCTGCACGGAGCGGTTTGGTCGGGCGGATCGTTCGTATATGTTCCCAAGGGGATTCACTTGGATATTCCTCTGCAATCGTATTTCCGCCTTAACGCGCCGGGCGCAGGACAATACGAGCACACCCTAATAATAGTCGACGACGACGCGTATCTGCACTTTATCGAAGGCTGTTCCGCGCCCAAATACAACGTCGCAAACCTTCACGCAGGCTGCGTAGAAATATATGTAGGAAAAAATTCCACTGTACGCTATTCGACGATCGAAAACTGGTCAAAAAACATGTACAATCTTAATTCAAAACGAGCGCTCGTAGAAGAAGACGGCGCTATAGAATGGATATCCGGCTCTTTCGGATCCCACACTTCATATCTTTATCCCAACAGTATTTTAAAAGGCGACAGGGCAAAAAGCGAATACACGGGAATAACGTTTTCAGGCAACGGGCAGGATCTGGACACGGGAACGAAAATAGTCCACATAGGAAAGGACACCACTTCGTTCGTAAATGCAAAGTCCATATCAAAAAGCGGCGGCCGCAACACTTTCCGCAGTTCGGTAGAGATAAGAAAGAGCGCCAAAAACGCAAAATCTTCGGTTTCGTGTACATCTCTCATGCTGGACGACAAATCGCGATCCGATACTATTCCTTCGATGGACGTAAGAACCTGCGACGCGGACATAGGGCACGAGGCAAAAATAGGCAAGATAAGCGAAGAAGTGATTTTTTATCTTATGAGCCGCGGCATTGATGAAGAAGAAGCAAGAGCTATGATCGTGACGGGCTTTGCAAATCCCATAGCTAAGGAACTGCCGCTTGAATATGCGGTAGAAATGAACAATCTTATAAAACTTGAAATGGAAGGAGCGATAGGTTGATGAAAAACGATGAACTCATACTGAAAGCAAGCCCTCTTCCCTCAAAAACATGGAATTTTCTTAAAATAAACGATACCGATATTCCCGTACCGAAAAAAATAAAAAGCGAAAACGAATGCAGCGTAAAATGTCTTCCTGAAAACATAAAACTTTTACGAACAGATGCGAACGAAGCGCTTAAAATTTTCAAAGGCGAAAAGATTTCGGGCGCACTAGGTGAAAATGTCGAAAAATGGCTTTCAGAGCAAAACCTGAAATGCATGTTTTTTACCGTAGAAGCCTCAAAGTCCGGCCGGGACTTGGAAAATTCCGATGCTGAAAAACGCGGCGGCA from Treponema parvum harbors:
- the sufB gene encoding Fe-S cluster assembly protein SufB — protein: MTKKTKIDDINRNLYDFKDDESDFYRLSGGLTRETVETISKEKNDPEWMREFRLRSLKLYNKIPLPDWGPPLDELNMEDISSYVRANTSMKGKWEEVPADIKNTFERLGIPQAEREALAGVGAQYDSELVYHNVKEEVTKKGVVYTDMESALTGPYADLVKSKFMRLLPPQEHKFMALHGAVWSGGSFVYVPKGIHLDIPLQSYFRLNAPGAGQYEHTLIIVDDDAYLHFIEGCSAPKYNVANLHAGCVEIYVGKNSTVRYSTIENWSKNMYNLNSKRALVEEDGAIEWISGSFGSHTSYLYPNSILKGDRAKSEYTGITFSGNGQDLDTGTKIVHIGKDTTSFVNAKSISKSGGRNTFRSSVEIRKSAKNAKSSVSCTSLMLDDKSRSDTIPSMDVRTCDADIGHEAKIGKISEEVIFYLMSRGIDEEEARAMIVTGFANPIAKELPLEYAVEMNNLIKLEMEGAIG